One Endozoicomonas gorgoniicola DNA window includes the following coding sequences:
- a CDS encoding COG3904 family protein produces the protein MKKLIIFALSLALFGCNNLRDYEPVTFTVSDDTLIMNGVIDSNVKSKLQKALNASPKITSIVMENVEGSVDDEANLEAARLVRNHKLNTVIPSNGLVASGGTDFFLSGTNRTAQKGAKIGVHSWAGEGIEDPVKLPRNHIEHQKYLRYYKEMGIPDEFYWYTLESAPSNDMHWMTSSEIKKYNITTE, from the coding sequence ATGAAAAAATTAATCATATTCGCTTTATCATTAGCTTTGTTCGGCTGTAATAATCTAAGAGATTACGAACCTGTTACTTTTACAGTCTCTGATGATACTTTAATTATGAATGGTGTCATCGATAGCAATGTAAAATCAAAACTACAAAAAGCTCTTAATGCAAGCCCCAAAATAACATCTATAGTCATGGAAAATGTTGAGGGATCAGTAGATGATGAAGCGAATTTAGAAGCTGCCAGACTTGTTAGAAACCATAAATTAAATACAGTTATCCCAAGCAATGGGCTTGTAGCATCTGGAGGTACTGATTTTTTTCTTTCTGGCACTAATAGAACGGCTCAGAAAGGTGCAAAAATTGGAGTACACTCATGGGCTGGTGAAGGGATTGAAGACCCTGTTAAATTACCAAGAAATCACATTGAGCATCAAAAATATCTGAGATATTACAAAGAAATGGGTATTCCTGATGAGTTCTATTGGTACACTCTAGAGTCTGCACCAAGTAATGACATGCATTGGATGACTTCAAGCGAAATAAAGAAATATAATATCACTACCGAGTAA
- the ltrA gene encoding group II intron reverse transcriptase/maturase, giving the protein MNHDLLSCALEPANLLKAWKQVRSNKGAPGIDGITIKAYPDFARQHWPSARQALLNGTYRPSPVLRAVIEKPDGGERLLGIPTVMDRVIQQAIVQVLSPIFDPDFSPSSFGYRPGRSAQDAVQQVNRYIKQGLHQAVDVDLSKFFDTVSHDVLMSRVSRKIHDKRLLKLIGRYLRAGVMVDGQCYPTRVGMPQGGPLSPLLSNVLLDDLDKELEYRGHCFARYCDDFVILVGSQRAGERVMESITRYLERKLKLRINPTKSKVVKATEAEFLSFTFTGKRIRWSEKSLNRFRRKILKLTSRSWGVSMEYRLKKLAEYIRGWMGYFRITEYYSPIPRLDQWIRRRIRCCFIKQWRKPKTRYRNLIRLGVDHIKAASIAASSKGYYRLSKTYAAQLALNDSFLSKLGLVSLKDLWIRFHHLR; this is encoded by the coding sequence TTGAACCACGATCTACTGAGTTGCGCACTGGAACCTGCCAATTTGCTGAAAGCATGGAAACAAGTCAGAAGTAACAAAGGGGCTCCCGGAATAGATGGGATCACCATTAAAGCCTATCCTGACTTTGCCCGTCAGCACTGGCCTTCAGCGCGCCAAGCCTTACTCAATGGGACTTACAGACCATCTCCCGTCCTTCGGGCTGTTATAGAAAAGCCCGATGGTGGAGAACGGTTGCTGGGCATCCCGACAGTCATGGATCGAGTGATACAACAGGCCATTGTGCAGGTATTATCACCCATCTTTGATCCTGACTTCTCTCCCAGCAGCTTCGGTTACAGACCGGGAAGGTCTGCACAAGACGCTGTACAACAGGTTAATCGATACATTAAGCAGGGGCTGCATCAGGCGGTTGATGTTGATCTGAGTAAATTCTTTGATACGGTCAGCCATGATGTTCTTATGTCGAGAGTCTCTCGAAAGATTCACGACAAGCGTCTGTTGAAGCTGATTGGCCGCTACCTTCGTGCTGGCGTCATGGTTGATGGGCAATGCTACCCAACCCGGGTAGGTATGCCACAAGGCGGTCCACTTTCACCGCTGCTGTCGAATGTCCTTCTCGATGACCTGGACAAGGAACTGGAGTACCGGGGGCATTGCTTCGCACGCTACTGCGATGACTTTGTGATCCTCGTTGGCAGCCAGCGAGCCGGGGAGCGAGTGATGGAAAGCATCACACGTTACCTTGAGCGCAAGCTGAAACTGAGGATAAACCCGACAAAGAGCAAGGTGGTGAAAGCTACCGAAGCTGAGTTCCTGAGTTTTACCTTCACAGGGAAGCGAATCCGCTGGTCGGAGAAGAGTCTGAACCGCTTCAGGCGAAAAATCCTGAAACTCACCAGCCGAAGCTGGGGAGTATCGATGGAATATCGCTTGAAGAAGCTGGCCGAATATATCCGGGGCTGGATGGGTTATTTCAGGATAACCGAATATTACAGTCCTATACCGCGACTGGATCAATGGATACGTCGGCGGATTCGCTGTTGTTTTATCAAACAATGGCGAAAGCCGAAAACCCGTTACAGAAATTTGATCAGGTTAGGTGTTGATCACATCAAGGCCGCCTCGATTGCAGCCAGTAGCAAAGGGTATTACCGGCTAAGCAAAACCTATGCGGCACAGTTAGCATTAAACGACAGTTTTCTCAGTAAACTCGGGCTTGTTTCCCTGAAAGACTTGTGGATCAGGTTTCACCACCTTCGGTGA